The Anaerotignum faecicola region AGATGCAGGAAGATCAAGACCTGCTTCATACGATAATTCTAGAAACTCCTCGATTGTGTTTCCAAACTCTGCCTGAAAATTTACATTTGTCTGAAATACAGAGACTTCCAGACTCCATACCACATCCCTGTAATGCTCCAGCAACAACTGCGTATTATGAAAAATTGCTTTATCATCCTTTTTCATTTTATCCCTCCTGATACGAAAAAAGAGCAGATAAAATATCTACTCTTCGTCTCACGAACCATATTCTGCTTTTCTTTCTCACTTTGGGACACCGTGTCCCGAAGTCCTTCTCCTTCCACCTTGGGACACCGTGTCCCGAAGTTACTCTTCCATAACCATATCGTGCTGCACCGCCATCGTATAATATGTATCCATCGTAGCCGTTGCATTAAACAGACTTGTCAAAATATATGCCTTAATATTTCCAATCTTGCTCGTAGTCTGCTCCAAACAATGCAATACATATTCCACATGGTTCGGTCCGATACACAGAAACCGATTTTTTACTAACTGGTACGGATACTCTGCTCCGCCAATCCTTAAAAACTTCCTGTTGATTGTCAACACCTCTACCATCAGCTCAACCATCTCATCCAGCATCTGCCTTTGCATGATGGGCAGATTGCTGTACAGCGTTTCATAGCTGATATTCTCTTTCACAATCCTGCGATACACCTCTGTCACATCCATCGCATCCTTCTCCTTTGTCGGATAGATTGGATAGATAGAATCCTCAGTCTTATTCCTTTCAGTCTTATTCTTCTCAGTATTATTTGTTGGTGCTTCATTGCCACTCTTGGACAGTATTTCTGTGCTATTCTGGATATGCAGATTTTTACCACTCTGCAATGGCAAATCCGCACCACCTTGGAGTTTCTCTCTATTACCTCTCTGCATTGGTATAGCTTTACCT contains the following coding sequences:
- a CDS encoding DUF6017 domain-containing protein, whose translation is MQNFKFDYFYGSQAEQFSFFRLPKILIRDARFKKISSDAKILYGIMLDRMSLSRENKWMDQNNRVYIIFTLKEVMKEFECCQRKAGSLMAELDSKSGIGLIERKRQGLGRPDLIYLKNFIAVQADISQKEEKQEQGEVLPLQSGKEMPLITGAEDSFQTGKAIPMQRGNREKLQGGADLPLQSGKNLHIQNSTEILSKSGNEAPTNNTEKNKTERNKTEDSIYPIYPTKEKDAMDVTEVYRRIVKENISYETLYSNLPIMQRQMLDEMVELMVEVLTINRKFLRIGGAEYPYQLVKNRFLCIGPNHVEYVLHCLEQTTSKIGNIKAYILTSLFNATATMDTYYTMAVQHDMVMEE